The following are from one region of the Trichoderma breve strain T069 chromosome 5, whole genome shotgun sequence genome:
- a CDS encoding glycosyl hydrolase family 71 domain-containing protein produces MHIRSLLKLYATAALAASSSALSVPRSSSSSLESRQNGGPLVFCHFMIGIVGNRGSAADFDADMKNAKAAGIDAFALNIGVDSYTDQQLEYAYESAANNGMKVFISFDFNWYHTDQGTQVGQMIQKYGSKPAQLLVDGKIFASSFAGDGVDSNAVRSAAGGNIFWAPNFHPQQGTNLGDVDSAFNWMAWPSDGNNKAPKPGSNVTVQDGDNTYTNALAGKPYLAPVSPWFSTHFGAEVPYSKNWVFPGDFLWFDRWTQILQLKPRFVEIITWNDYGESHYVGRLDSPHGDDGNSKWTYGMPHNGWLDMAEPFIAAYKQGSNDPAPHITEDKIVYWFRPTLSSINCDATDTTMGDADNSTGNYFKGRPDGYQTLQDKVFIVTLLKEAGTLEVTVGGNTQTFQAAAGANKFSVDMAPGPISFKVNGLSGDAGMQILDHCPCGIYNFNAFVGTIPAGVPDQLQPAGYSNIMNGLKVSTCGPTGN; encoded by the exons ATGCATATCCGGAGCTTGCTCAAGCTTTATGCCACGGCGGCACTCGCTGCTTCATCGTCTGCTCTCTCCGTGCCTCGATCCAGTTCCAGCTCTCTTGAATCTCGCCAGAATGGAGGACCACTCGTCTTTTGCCACTTCATG ATTGGCATCGTCGGCAACAGAGGCAGCGCCGCCGACTTCGACGCCGACATGAAGAATGCCAAAGCCGCCGGCATCGACGCCTTTGCGCTCAACATTGGCGTAGACTCGTACACCGACCAGCAGCTCGAGTACGCCTACGAGTCGGCCGCCAACAACGGCATGAAGGTCTTTATTTCCTTCGACTTCAACTGGTACCACACCGACCAGGGCACGCAAGTCGGCCAGATGATTCAAAAATACGGCTCCAAGCCCGCCCAGCTGCTCGTCGACGGCAAGATCTTCGCTTCGTCGTTTGCTGGTGATGGCGTGGATTCGAATGCTGTTCGTTCTGCGGCTGGAGGAAACATCTTTTGGGCGCCAAACTTTCATCCTCAGCAGGGAACCAACTTGGGTGATGTTGACAGCGCATTCAACTGGATGGCCTGGCCCAGTGATGGAAATAACAAAGCCCCCAAGCCGGGATCTAATGTTACTGTCCAGGATGGCGATAACACTTACACCAACGCCCTCGCCGGCAAGCCATATCTCGCCCCTGTATCCCCCTGGTTCTCGACTCACTTTGGAGCTGAAGTCCCCTACTCCAAGAACTGGGTGTTTCCCGGCGATTTCCTCTGGTTCGACCGCTGGACGCAGATCCTGCAGCTCAAGCCGCGCTTCGTCGAAATCATCACCTGGAACGACTACGGCGAGTCTCACTACGTCGGCCGCCTCGACAGCCCGCacggcgacgacggcaacTCCAAGTGGACGTACGGAATGCCGCACAACGGCTGGCTGGACATGGCCGAGCCCTTCATCGCCGCGTACAAACAGGGCTCCAACGATCCGGCACCGCATATTACCGAAGACAAGATTGTTTACTGGTTCCGTCCTACATTGTCGAGCATCAACTGCGATGCCACAGACACCACCATGGGCGACGCCGACAACTCCACCGGCAACTACTTCAAGGGCCGGCCCGACGGCTACCAGACCTTACAAGATAAAGTCTTCATCGTCACGCTGCTCAAGGAAGCTGGTACTCTTGAGGTCACCGTCGGGGGCAACACGCAGACCTTCCAGGCCGCTGCGGGTGCAAACAAGTTCTCCGTCGACATGGCACCTGGTCCGATCTCGTTCAAGGTCAACGGCTTGTCTGGCGATGCGGGGATGCAGATCTTGGATCACTGTCCCTGTGGGATCTACAACTTTAATGCGTTTGTGGGCACGATTCCTGCGGGCGTGCCGGATCAGCTGCAGCCTGCGGGTTATTCCAACATAATGAACGGCCTCAAGGTGTCGACGTGTGGTCCGACTGGGAATTAA
- a CDS encoding mitotic checkpoint protein domain-containing protein: MRGRATQEAGGSAGRPNSRSTSRLRTASSSSLPRPNLSLRDSRIASFRATQPIPTIQTAESSTSRPASRQSNAAASVRGSLKSSGSKENLVPPSTDGHEKLHREIEALKAEIGTLQYRLQTAEQEKDIALSQQSNKMEQARRREQEEAQQRQSAEAEKAKADTKMESIRREMEELKEAAENEKRALESKIRAAEDEARLAQEQVEDLTNAKDEAARRADKKANDLQMQIAAANSSIQEMGQEAEARESALQQYQEQILEKDGVIGRLEADVLRLKAQSGDAETMEVIKRELSEQVSHIRALEATNRDQLAELKRLRAVNKAVEIVEEEKRTLLRKVEAAERLEAELAEARIQRQRLEDERLSWSAYLENVSETGQAEFDSPEEIARALVQERLTSASYVEQLGAVRAEVTAQQGQIQALEEEKAQLRSQVENATTSAQAANTDKVRMRLDRQRALALKEVEYLRAQLKAFDTEEHAMQPDDYDEKRAARIQELEDMVDNYKMEVQQLHGELSSMDVSSQQASSPQLLLAGSKRSREEDDVAQEQMGQLTRKNRKLQEDLTSLQTQVAMLEKDLSASREQLAAAKEQTKTRVLSLRSNPTSDYEAIKRATLEALQKENKELLATLRSKQTDPAIPLVPTSVLSAMEREIAAAKAETASAQKSARRLKEVWGSKSQEFKEAIFSTLGWTVTFIPNGKMRVESTFYPSQTDEHENSIVFDGERGTMKVGGGPKSAFARKIGDHIGFWVREKGCIPGFLAALTLEFYEEHARAASGE, encoded by the exons ATGCGCGGCCGCGCTACGCAGGAAGCGGGAGGCTCTGCCGGTCGGCCAAATTCTCGATCGACCAGCAGATTAAGAACCGcaagcagctccagcctgCCACGGCCAAATCTGTCACTCCGTGATTCAAGG ATAGCGTCTTTTCGAGCAACTCAGCCCATTCCCACCATTCAGACCGCAGAATCAAGCACGTCCAGACCGGCATCAAGACAAAGCAATGCGGCTGCATCAGTTCGAGGCTCGCTCAAGAGCTCGGGATCAAAGGAAAATTTAGTGCCGCCCAGCACAGACGGACATGAAAAGCTTCACAGAGAGATCGAGGCCCTCAAGGCCGAGATTGGAACCTTGCAATACCGCCTGCAGACTGCCGAGCAAGAAAAGGACATTGCGCTGTCTCAGCAAAGCAACAAGATGGAGCAAGCCCGACGGCGAGAACAGGAAGAGGCCCAGCAACGCCAATCGGCCGAGGcagaaaaggccaaggcggaCACCAAGATGGAGTCGATCAGGCGGGAAATGGAGGAGTTGAAGGAGGCCGCAGAAAACGAAAAGCGAGCGCTTGAGTCCAAAATTCGAgccgccgaggacgaggccCGTCTTGCGCAGGAGCAAGTAGAGGACCTCACCAACGCCAAAGACGAAGCCGCGAGAAGAGCAgacaaaaaggccaatgacTTGCAGATGCAAATCGCCGCAGCAAACAGCTCAATACAGGAGATGGGGCAAGAGGCCGAGGCACGGGAGTCGGCGCTGCAGCAGTACCAAGAGCAGATTCTGGAAAAGGATGGCGTGATTGGCAGGCTAGAAGCAGACGTGTTGCGGCTCAAGGCGCAAAGCGGCGATGCAGAGACCATGGAAGTCATCAAGAGGGAGCTGTCAGAACAAGTTTCGCACATCCGTGCCCTCGAAGCTACAAATCGCGACCAGCTTGCCGAGCTGAAACGACTCCGAGCCGTCAACAAGGCTGTCGAGATTGtcgaggaggaaaagaggacaCTGTTGCGCAAGGTCGAGGCTGCGGAGAGGCTAGAGGCGGAGCTGGCAGAGGCCAGGATACAGCGGCAGCGACTGGAAGACGAGCGTCTATCGTGGTCGGCCTATCTAGAGAATGTGTCGGAAACAGGCCAGGCCGAGTTCGACTCTCCTGAAGAGATTGCGCGGGCGCTCGTTCAAGAGCGGCTGACGAGTGCCTCTTAcgtcgagcagcttggaGCTGTCCGTGCTGAAGTTACAGCGCAACAAGGGCAGATTCAAGCCttggaggaagaaaaggcccAGCTACGGAGTCAAGTCGAGAATGCTACAACGTCTGCGCAGGCCGCCAATACCGACAAGGTGCGCATGCGTCTGGATCGCCAGCGAGCGTTGGCCCTGAAAGAAGTCGAGTACCTGCGCGCACAGCTCAAGGCGTTTGACACTGAGGAGCACGCGATGCAGCCCGATGACTATGACGAGAAGCGGGCGGCGCGGAtccaggagctggaggacATGGTGGACAATTACAAGATGGaggtgcagcagctgcatggcGAGCTCTCATCCATGGACGTCTCGTCACAGCAAGCGTCGTCGCCACAACTGTTATTAGCAGGGAGCAAACGAAGCcgcgaggaagacgacgtcGCCCAGGAGCAAATGGGCCAGCTTACGCGTAAGAATCGCAAGCTTCAGGAGGATCTGACGAGCCTGCAGACGCAGGTTGCTATGCTCGAAAAGGACCTCTCGGCCAGTCGCGAGCAGCTTGCTGCGGCTAAGGAGCAGACCAAGACGCGCGTGCTGTCGCTGAGATCCAACCCGACCTCGGACTATGAGGCGATCAAGCGGGCGACGCTGGAGGCGCTGcaaaaggagaacaaggagctgctggcgacGCTGCGATCGAAGCAGACGGACCCAGCGATCCCCTTGGTCCCGACGTCGGTGCTGAGCGCCATGGAGCGCGAAATCGcggcggccaaggcagagACGGCGAGCGCGCAAAAGTCGGCGCGACGGCTCAAGGAGGTCTGGGGCTCCAAGTCACAAGAGTTTAAAGAGGCCATCTTCTCGACGCTTGGGTGGACGGTGACGTTTATCCCCAACGGCAAGATGCGAGTAGAGAGCACGTTTTACCCGTCGCAAACAGACGAGCACGAGAACTCGATTGTGTTTGACGGCGAGAGGGGCACGATGAAGGTGGGCGGCGGGCCTAAGAGCGCATTTGCACGCAAGATTGGGGATCACATTGGGTTCTGGGTGAGGGAGAAGGGATGCATCCCGGGATTTTTGGCGGCACTGACTCTGGAGTTTTACGAAGAGCATGCGAGGGCCGCTTCAGGGGAATGA
- a CDS encoding flavoprotein domain-containing protein produces MSPSLTAPDNANSGISHNISRSQPRRKRIIVAMTGATGTILGIKLLIALRRLNVETHLVMSKWAEATLKYETDYHASNVRALADHTYNINDMAAPIASGSFRVDGMIVVPCSMKTLASISTGLCDDLISRAADVILKERRRLVLVARETPLSEIHLRNMLDVTRTGAIIFPPVPAYYIKPSSVEDLVDQSVGRMLDLFDLDTEDFERWNGWNKDKQ; encoded by the coding sequence ATGTCTCCATCCCTCACAGCACCCGACAATGCCAACTCCGGCATCTCCCACAACATCTCCCGCTCTCAACCTCGCCGCAAGcgcatcatcgtcgccatgACAGGCGCCACAGGCACAATCCTAGGcatcaagctcctcatcgCCCTCCGCCGACTAAACGTCGAGACACACCTAGTCATGAGCAAATGGGCCGAAGCAACACTCAAATACGAAACCGACTACCACGCCTCCAACGTCCGCGCCCTCGCAGACCACACCTACAACATCAACGACATGGCAGCCCCCATCGCCAGCGGCTCATTCCGTGTTGACGGCATGATTGTCGTGCCCTGCAGCATGAAGACGCTGGCGTCCATCTCCACGGGCCTGTGTGACGACCTGATTTCGCGAGCGGCGGACGTGATTCTCAAGGAGCGCAGGAGGCTGGTTCTGGTGGCGAGGGAGACGCCGTTGAGCGAGATTCACCTGCGCAACATGCTGGATGTGACGAGGACGGGGGCAATTATTTTTCCTCCTGTGCCGGCGTATTATATCAAGCCTTCTTCGGTGGAGGATTTGGTGGACCAGAGCGTGGGGAGGATGCTGGATTTGTTTGATTTGGATACGGAGGATTTTGAGAGGtggaatggatggaataAGGATAAGCAGTGA
- a CDS encoding interferon-inducible GTPase (IIGP) domain-containing protein, with the protein MAAIPIGALIGGNFLDVIADLDPKRKAERERELRQQAERRAEEERQRAEKERQDREALEQYMRDLGIDPADPDISDSDIEDARQDINYDAAVANIAVVGNVNAGKSLLLNAIRNLSYGDPDWAPTGGSAVTRQRHRYADPAHNCVWYDLPGAGTQRVTAFSYYYSQKLFAYDKIVLVHETTLTESDIRLLRICEHFKQPCIVVRTKSDIHIYNYTKEREWTWAQAKETFLSEARQDVARFRGQVEASQAKFVPDFDDFAVSTSGIRGFVRKERSPKELDEARFFEELERKKLMS; encoded by the exons ATGGCGGCCATTCCAATCGGGGCACTCATTGGTGGAAACTTCCTCGATGTCATAGCTGACCTGGACCCAAAGAGAAAGGCGGAGCGAGAGCGCGAGCTACGGCAGCAAGCTGAGCGGCGCGCCGAGGAAGAAAGGCAACGTGCTGAAAAGGAGCGTCAGGATCGCGAGGCCCTGGAACAGTACATGCGTGATCT TGGCATTGATCCAGCCGACCCTGACATCTCAGACAGCGATATTGAGGATGCTAGACAAGACATCAACTATGATGCAGCTGTCGCCAACATCGCCGTCGTGGGCAATGTCAATGCTGGCAAGTCATTACTGCTCAACGCGATTCGAAACCTGAGCTACGGCGACCCTGACTGGGCTCCCACCGGTGGCTCAGCGGTGACGAGACAACGACATCGTTATGCTGACCCGGCACACAACTGCGTGTGGTATGATCTTCCAGGAGCTGGAACACAGAGGGTGACTGCGTTTAGCTACTACTACAGCCAGAAGCTGTTTGCCTATGACAAGATCGTTCTGGTGCACGAAACAACGCTTACCGAG TCCGACATTCGTCTTCTGCGGATCTGTGAGCATTTCAAGCAGCCGTGCATCGTAGTTAGGACAAAATCCGATATACACATCTACAACTacacaaaagagagagaatggacTTGGGCACAAGCCAAAGAAACGTTTCTCAGCGAAGCGCGTCAGGATGTTGCTCGCTTTAGGGGACAGGTCGAGGCATCACAAGCCAAGTTTGTACCTGATTTTGATGACTTTGCCGTCTCAACGTCGGGCATTCGGGGCTTTGTTCGCAAAGAACGCTCGCCTAAGGAGTTGGATGAGGCTCGTTTCTTTGAGGAAttggagagaaagaaattaATGTCTTAG
- a CDS encoding fungal specific transcription factor domain-containing protein, which produces MDLQQKEIDRVLYLRRISQARSCYPCRQRKVKCDHSQPCQTCRKRGHPEICSYNVGTPEKRRGRRAKAAAVSSASQRAAQRRESEPEPEPEPESSRRNDDAGADGHESEPSLTHTPSSLATSQTSNSILFTRSADPAAAGCHPPRKELYQGGKMRRKAGPVLGLHNTLEFYPFMKLKTWQERWVALLKVIPQKQEVLRYFPSHGATIYPLNPVMLDPDDLESAFCEYLAALEAGELRSPDVPSSKWVCKAYISRIALLLAALATSAHYSVMQSPKKRSEHCLDFVQRAFDALRLANYVLHPSIDGVHTLLIIGTVLQDVGQSDGAWVMMGTTVRAAQALGLHTQNASQQSDDGAKKKQALWDAICRQDCLLSLCHGRPNITSKQSFATENILENPNQPLGFPEMMCSIVAVTSSLLELNQPSCEASMKLLAELDGYRSRAAPYLQCREKCTNIQQRYESLTIEIQLFFVVSVLCRPALTKSALTENEPDVVRALRAQAKESLMSTAKAFIDFQAVSIIPIRTWSLIHSVLGATILLCLWEETRCDQESRDVLQRVMEIFSRAAQADDETGMMVDASGNNNWLSMNHTRALVALQNAIQKAPCGSSSPERQEADNVVQQNQSLPRGQDAAPIDPVMETVMGYNFTAMLGESGSMDEYMYPWDTSGLSPLMYLDSIMKAPYEFVDEF; this is translated from the exons ATGGATCTCCAGCAGAAAGAAATCGACCGAGTTCTGTATCTCCGTCGTATCTCGCAGGCTCGGTCCTGCTATCCGTGTCGCCAGCGCAAGGTCAAGTGCGATCACAGCCAGCCGTGCCAGACATGCCGGAAACGAGGCCATCCCGAGATCTGCTCGTACAATGTGGGCACTCCCGAGAAGAGGCGCGGGCGGCGTGCCAAAGCAGCGGCTGTAAGCTCAGCGTCTCAGAGAGCTGCTCAAAGAAGGGAATCTGAGCCCGAGcccgagccagagccagagtcATCACGACggaatgatgatgctggtgctgatggccATGAGTCTGAGCCGTCTCTCACTCATACGCCGTCTTCTCTTGCTACATCACAGACGTCAAACTCGATACTATTTACGAGATCTGCAGACCCTGCGGCTGCTGGTTGTCATCCGCCCCGTAAAGAGCTCTATCAAGGAGGCA AGATGAGGCGCAAGGCTGGGCCAGTCCTTGGCTTACACAATACCCTCGAATTCTATCCTTTTATGAAACTCAAGACATGGCAGGAGAGATGGGTGGCGTTGCTGAAGGTGATTCCACAGAAACAAGAAGTGTTACG ATATTTCCCCTCACACGGAGCCACGATATATCCCCTGAACCCTGTCATGCTAGATCCTGACGATCTAGAGTCTGCTTTCTGCGAGTATCTCGCCGCCCTGGAAGCTGGTGAGCTTCGTAGTCCCGACGTGCCGTCTTCGAAATGGGTCTGCAAAGCCTATATATCCAGAAttgctttgctgctggccgcaCTTGCTACTAGCGCCCATTACTCGGTGATGCAATCTCCGAAGAAGCGGTCGGAGCATTGCCTTGACTTTG TACAACGCGCATTTGACGCTCTACGTCTGGCCAATTATGTCTTACATCCATCAATCGATGGGGTCCATACCTTGCTCATCATCGGAACTGTTCTCCAGGATGTCGGACAGTCGGATGGTGCGTGGGTCATGATGGGCACCACAGTCCGGGCAGCGCAGGCTTTGGGCTTGCACACGCAAAATGCGTCTCAGCAGTCTGATGATGgggcaaagaagaaacaggcCCTTTG GGACGCCATTTGCAGACAGGACTGCTTGCTTAGCCTGTGCCATGGCCGGCCAAACATTACATCCAAACAATCCTTTGCGACAGAAAACATTCTTGAAAATCCTAATCAACCACTAGGCTTTCCGGAGATGATGTGTAGCATTGTTGCAGTAACTTCCAGCCTTTTGGAACTAAACCAGCCAAGTTGTGAGGCATCAATGAAGCTACTGGCCGAGTTGGACGGATACCGATCACGGGCTGCACCGTATCTACAGTGCCGAGAGAAATGCACAAACATCCAGCAACGCTACGAGAGCCTCACCATAGAGATCCAGCTGTTCTTTGTAGTCTCGGTTTTGTGCCGTCCCGCACTAACAAAATCTGCTCTTACCGAGAATGAGCCTGACGTTGTTCGAGCTCTCAGGGCTCAGGCCAAGGAGAGCTTGATGAGTACGGCAAAGGCGTTCATTGATTTCCAGGCGGTGAGCATTATTCCCATTCGGACTTGGTCTTTGATCCATTCAGTCCTGGGAGCCACCATTCTACTCTGTCTGTGGGAAGAAACGCGGTGTGACCAGGAGAGTCGAGATGTGCTGCAGCGAGTCATGGAAATCTTCTCCCGGGCAGCGCAGGCAGACGACGAGACTGGCATGATGGTTGATGCGTCGGGAAACAACAATTGGCTGTCCATGAACCACACCAGGGCATTGGTGGCTCTGCAAAACGCCATACAGAAAGCTCCTTGTGGTTCGTCATCTCCTGAACGACAAGAGGCAGACAATGTAGTGCAGCAGAATCAGTCTTTGCCGAGAGGGCAGGACGCAGCTCCAATAGATCCGGTGATGGAGACGGTGATGGGTTACAATTTTACCGCCATGCTGGGCGAAAG TGGGTCAATGGACGAATACATGTATCCCTGGGACACGTCGGGCCTATCGCCTCTGATGTATCTCGACTCGATTATGAAAG CGCCATATGAGTTCGTGGATGAATTTTGA
- a CDS encoding mitochondrial matrix mmp37 domain-containing protein codes for MVALGRSIGARSSLATNSAPRLSSLFLSPNSHARSSYKRLSSPSSSSLTLLPSTLSLSSQQRWSSNSTSSSQNRQPDSPSGDQASPAPTTQSSAPTSTSSTSSSSASSASSRRKESAGGKFNLYGDEWEDTVDFAIQRFDELPHRLFGVNQHMIINYELKEALRMMLRQFNAPIVYCFAYGSGVFPQEKAGRSVSEAEFRAVHPKPPEALVKAQKGSPKMIDFIFGVTHTEHWHSINMKQHRDHYSGVASLGSGFVSRVQGWGAGVYFNPYIEMNGMLIKYGVTSIDNLVRDLSTWDNLYLAGRLQKPVKILRDHPQVRLANQINLIAAVRTALLLLPPNFTEADLYSTIAGLSYLGDPRMALPTENKSKVANIVSHNMVHFRRLYAPLIRTLPNVAFVDPVRLDDENWILDPEANTRLQQDMDLVKRGNMVRRLPGSFRSRLYFQYRKKFGIPQDEFKAMMQATSDSDGTVKRRQAGEFEKRIAADDPEQLQRITRQVIKQTVNWPSTSQSIKGLLMGGFKRSWRYLGEKISKWKKGKSEKASGAKQEKSNGSPEAEKSSKKEE; via the exons ATGGTCGCCCTTGGACGAAGCATCGGG GCAAGAAGCTCTCTGGCAACGAATTCGGCGCCTCGGCTATCGTCGCTGTTCCTCTCCCCCAATTCCCACGCTCGATCCAGCTACAAACGACTGTCATCtccctcgtcctcctctttgACTCTGTTGCCGTCAACGTTGTCACTCTCGTCTCAGCAGCGATGGTCTTCCAACTCGACATCTTCCTCGCAGAATCGGCAGCCAGATAGCCCGAGCGGCGATCAGGCATCGCCGGCACCCACGACCCAATCATCTGCACCGACATCTACAtcttcaacgtcatcttcatcggcatcatcggcGTCAAGCCGTCGCAAAGAATCCGCTGGAGGCAAGTTCAACCTATATGGCGACGAGTGGGAGGATACGGTGGACTTTGCCATCCAACGCTTCGATGAGCTCCCCCATCGTCTCTTTGGTGTTAATCAACACATGATTATCAATTATGAGCTCAAAGAGGCCCTGCGTATGATGCTGCGTCAGTTCAACGCGCCAATCGTCTACTGTTTTGCCTATGGTTCGGGCGTCTTTCCCCAGGAAAAGGCCGGTCGCAGCGTCAGCGAAGCCGAGTTTCGAGCCGTCCACCCCAAGCCTCCCGAGGCCCTGGTCAAGGCCCAAAAGGGCTCCCCCAAGATGATTGATTTCATTTTCGGAGTCACGCATACAGAGCACTGGCACTCCATCAACATGAAGCAACACCGAGATCACTACTCAGGAGTCGCATCGCTTGGCTCGGGATTTGTCTCAAGAGTCCAGGGCTGGGGTGCGGGCGTTTACTTCAACCCCTACATCGAGATGAACGGCATGCTGATCAAGTACGGCGTTACGAGCATCGACAACCTGGTGAGGGACCTGTCCACCTGGGATAACTTGTATTTGGCGGGGCGCCTCCAGAAGCCTGTCAAGATTCTGCGAGACCATCCCCAAGTCCGTCTGGCCAACCAGATTAACCTCATCGCCGCTGTTCGAactgctcttctccttctgccGCCCAACTTCACAGAGGCCGATTTGTACAGCACAATTGCTGGCCTCAGCTACCTCGGTGATCCAAGAATGGCTCTTCCCACCGAGAATAAGAGCAAGGTGGCCAACATAGTCTCCCACAACATGGTTCATTTCCGCCGACTCTATGCTCCGCTAATCAGGACACTTCCCAATGTGGCGTTTGTCGACCCGGTCCGGCTGGACGACGAGAACTGGATCTTGGACCCCGAAGCCAACACCAGGCTGCAGCAGGACATGGATTTGGTCAAGCGAGGAAACATGGTTAGGCGCCTGCCAGGAAGCTTTAGGTCTCGACTCTACTTCCAGTATCGCAAGAAGTTTGGCATTCCCCAAGACGAGTTCAAGGCCATGATGCAGGCAACATCTGACTCTGATGGAACTGTGAAGCGGCGCCAAGCGGGCGAATTTGAGAAACGGATTGCCGCAGACGACCCCGAACAGCTACAGCGCATCACTCGCCAGGTCATTAAGCAGACGGTCAACTGGCCGAGCACTTCACAGAGCATCAAGGGCTTGTTGATGGGCGGCTTTAAGAGATCATGGCGATACTTGGGTGAGAAGATTTCCAAATGGAAAAAGGGCAAGTCCGAAAAGGCCTCTGgagcaaaacaagaaaaatcGAATGGAAGTCCAGAGGCCGAAAAGtccagcaagaaagaagagtga
- a CDS encoding 3-octaprenyl-4-hydroxybenzoate carboxy-lyase domain-containing protein, which yields MSQTTLREPSDPEPPHLSFRSFVNALRQDNDLVDIDTPINPNLEAAAITRLVCETDDKAPLFNNVIGAKDGLWRILGAPASLRKSPREKYGRLARHMALPPTASMREIIDKMLSASSLKPIEPIVVPIGPIKENSIEGDDIDLTKLPVPMVHQSDGGKYIQTFGMHILRSPDGSWTNWSIARAMVSGKRTLAGLVISPQHIRQIHDLWEKEGVTEIPWALAFGVPPTAIMASSMPIPDGVSEAGYVGAIAGEPIKLVKCDTNDLMVPANAEIVLEGTLSTTERQPEGPFGEMHGYTYPGESHPGPRYTVNKITYRNNAILPMSACGRLTDETQTMIGILAAAEIRQLCQNAGLPITDAFAPFVGQATWVALRVDTSRLRALKTTSKAFSQQVGNLIYRSKPGFTIHRLILVGDDIDVYDDKDVMWAFVTRCRPGTDEVFFEDVRGFLLIPYMGHGNADANKGGKVVSDALLPVEYTTGKDWEAADFKNSYPREVKDKVLKDWETLGFQKLE from the exons ATGTCTCAAACCACTCTCCGTGAACCCTCGGATCCTGAGCCTCCTCATCTCAGCTTCCGCTCCTTCGTCAATGCCCTCCGCCAAGACAACGATCTCGTCGACATCGACACCCCCATCAACCCAAACCTCGAGGCCGCAGCAATCACCCGCCTCGTCTGCGAAACCGACGACAAGGCACCTCTCTTCAACAACGTCATCGGAGCCAAAGATGGTCTCTGGCGCATCCTCGGAGCCCCAGCCTCTCTCCGCAAGTCTCCTCGCGAGAAGTACGGCCGTCTAGCTCGCCACATGGCCCTCCCTCCCACCGCCAGCATGCGTGAAATCATCGACAAGATGCTTTCTGCAAGCAGTCTCAAGCCCATTGAGCCAATTGTCGTGCCCATCGGCCCTATCAAGGAAAACTCCATCGAGGGAGACGACATTGATCTGACCAAGCTTCCCGTACCGATGGTTCACCAGTCCGACGGTGGGAAATACATCCAGACCTTTGGCATGCACATTCTACGTTCTCCCGACGGCAGCTGGACAAACTGGTCCATTGCCCGAGCCATGGTCTCCGGCAAGCGAACTCTCGCTGGCCTCGTCATCAGCCCTCAGCACATCAGGCAGATCCACGACCtgtgggagaaggagggcgtGACGGAGATCCCCTGGGCCCTCGCATTCGGCGTCCCCCCCACGGCCATCATGGCTTCTTCGATGCCCATCCCTGACGGAGTGAGCGAGGCTGGATATGTGGGAGCCATTGCGGGAGAGCCCATCAAGCTGGTCAAGTGTGACACCAACGACCTCATGGTTCCGGCCAATGCGGAGATCGTTCTTGAGGGCACATTGTCCACTACGGAGAGGCAGCCCGAAGGCCCGTTTGGTGAGATGCACGGCTACACGTATCCTGGAGAGAGCCATCCGGGTCCTAGATACACGGTCAACAAGATTACGTACCGCAACAATGCAATCCTGCCCATGTCTGCGTGCGGTCGTCTAACAGACGAGACT CAAACCATGATCGGaatcctcgccgccgccgaaaTCCGTCAACTCTGCCAAAACGCCGGCCTCCCCATCACCGACGCCTTCGCCCCCTTCGTCGGCCAAGCAACCTGGGTCGCCCTCCGCGTCGATACATCCCGCCTCCGCGCCCTAAAAACCACGTCCAAGGCCTTTTCCCAACAAGTCGGTAACCTCATCTACCGCTCCAAGCCCGGCTTCACCATCCaccgcctcatcctcgtaGGTGACGACATCGACGTGTACGACGACAAGGACGTCATGTGGGCCTTTGTGACTCGTTGTCGCCCTGGAACGGACGAGGTGTTCTTTGAGGATGTTCGCGGGTTTTTGCTTATTCCGTATATGGGACATGGTAATGCGGATGCCAACAAGGGGGGAAAGGTCGTGAGTGATGCGTTGCTTCCGGTGGAGTATACGACTGGTAAGGATTGGGAGGCTGCCGATTTTAAGAATTCTTATCCGCGGGAGGTTAAGGACAAGGTGTTGAAGGACTGGGAGACTCTGGGATTCCAAAAGCTGGAGTGA